The nucleotide sequence gagctcttccagtcaattttgcgaccaatgtgatcatcttgtgagcttcaggaattttatggagagtgcacagtctctcaaaggtgagaaaacattcagcaatatcactggattcatcatactgtggacatagatgctcccatttgtggattgttggggaaggattgttagggttatccagtagattccgctcagcccttaccttctccaactccagttcatgcttcctctctttttccttctcctccatttctttttcctttgcctccatagctctcctgtgggcagcctcttgggtttttttctgcctctttcgctgcctccagttctctcctgtgggcagcctctttggctgtttctgcctcgggctctgtcatgtttgcctctctgtttttaactaactttacacccaagagttagaaataaaacaaacaaacaaaaaaaaaacttggcttgtcaaaaaaataggttgtgctaTAACCTGATACcgatgttctctgatagtgattgtcagccaacagaaaaatcctttgtctccaggcaaatagacagaaaacccctctagttgctcttagctaacctcttcaggtctgtgaagaacttgtgaatttccctgcaggttaattaccctgcctttaggtagagaaactccagctcacaaaagcaagctcccttttgttatgcttgttgctttgtccccttttacaaaacccttcaaattaatcccactgctctgctaccatgtcaaggttccttctccactctgaactctagggtacagatgtggggacctgcatgaaagaccccctaaacttattcttaccagcttaggttaaacgctgccaccaccaaagtgttacacaaagaacaggagaagtgcccacttggaaatgtctccccccgcaaaatatccccccaagtactatatcccctttcctggggaaggcttgataaaaattctcaccaatttgcctcgtgaacacagactcaaacccttggatcttaagaacaatgaaaaaccaatcacattcttaaaagaagaattttaattaaagaaaaagaatcacgtctgtaaaatcaggatggtaaataccttacagggtaatcaaattcaaaacatagagaatccctctaggcaaaaccttaagttacaaaaagacacaaaaacaggaatatacattccattcagcacaacttattttatcagccatttaaacaaaacagaatctaacgcatatctaactagattgcttactaactctttacacgagttctttcctgctctggtcctggcaaaagcatcacacagacagagagaaccctttgtttcccccccttcagctttgaaagtatcttgtctcctcattggtcattttggtcaggtgccagcgaggttatcttagctttttaaccctttacaggtgaaagggtttttcctctggccaggagggatttaaaggtgtttactcttccctttatatttatgacaaaggccCTGGCCCAACTATTGGGAATCCAGTGCAATCGCCCCAGGTGGCACTGGCTGTCTGGAGAGACCCTGCCTATGGGAGCTGCTGACCCAGAACAGTGCTGTTTAGCTATGTGCTGTGCAACAGTTAACAAAGGTAACCTGTGTGAGATCTCTGACTCTGAGTTGCATTCAAGGAACTATAAGAATTGGGCGGAGTGCAAGTACTGGGCAAGATCTTTACATTCAGATAACTGCATATAGCATCCTTCTGCTCGTCCAGCTCTCCGCATGCCCACACTAGCTGTCACTGCACCCTTCGAGGCACTGTTTGCAGAGACAGACTGCAACCCCTTTTGTTTGTGACATTGTACCCAGGTGTTACTTTGTTCTAAGTCTGccttccccaaggtcccagaGGCATGGGTCTGAGACTGTCCCCAGATAATAGGATGTCAGACCCAACTGAGATTTCCTTCTACAAAAGCAGATTTTGTAACTGGATTGTCAACAGAGGGAATTATAAAGCAACCTGATGTGCAAGATGTACTTCCCGAGCCAAATacaatggaaaattattttttttataccaAAATCCTGTTTATTTGGTTAATTTGCATGTCTGGAGCCTGTTAATGCAACTGGAATGGATGTGAATTAAACTGGGGGGGCCTCTTGCTGGGGCACAGTGCTGAGGATGGTAGGTTGTGGGAGCTTGGAGGAGAGGGGGGTCAAGGGGCCCCCCTGAGGCAAGGAGAAAGGGAAACCCCCCACCACTGAGCAGTCAGGATGGGTGGCCGGTGTCAGGGACATCTTTAGCTTGCGGGTGGCCCATCGCTTGGGGCGGGCACGTTCGGGGCGGGGAGCAAAGGGCTCTGGCACCAGGTACTCAGAGGGgaatgggctggagcagggggaggcCAGCAAGCTTAGGTAGGGGGAGGGCGCCCCCAAGCCCTGCAGGGGAAAGCCCGAGTTCGCCCGGAGAGAGAGGCCAGAGGACGATGGGGACGAGGCTTCGCCAAGCTGGGGGCTCCGCTTCCTCTTCAGTGGCTGTGGCCCCTCCCCGTCACTGTTCTCCGAGGAGACTGTGGCCTCTGAGTCTGACGATTCCTTGTCCATGTGTTCATGCTGCAGCAGCCGATCCAGAAGGAAGCTTTTATCCCGCGACACCTTCAGCAGCTTCCTCTGGCCCTTGCGAAGCTCCTCCTGGAAACACTCCTGCTCGTAGATCAGCAGCCTCAGGCACCGCTTCAGGGCCAGGTAGCGCTGCTTGTAGCTGCCGGAATCCGCCTCGGCACCGTTCATCGCCGGTGGCTCCGGATGTTAACAAAGGCCTGTAGAACATACCCACGAATCAGTCACAGCTACAAAAagctccttcccttcccagctcagACAGCTCCCAAGGCAGGGTTTAACGATTAGAAAAATCCCTCCTTCCTTCACAAGAAACCAACTTTATTCTACCAAACTGCTGGCCAAGGAGATCGGTTACCCCATGCATCATCTTCTGTAGCCATTTGGCCTGACTTGCCATTTGGCAACAGCTCAACTCCCCACAGGGACAACTATCAGGCAATAGCTGCCATCAAGAGAAATTATTGGGGCTGAACTTTTTTATTGCCTTTTTGGTCCGTATAAAGGACATGCCAAAGATTagactagaccaggggttctcacaaaaaaaattttggtggccccactgacaatttttcctagaataattaactttaggaaaaacaaataaatatgcacatatacatgtccaaatcattgtaatttatttatgtagggtttttttttcagaatcagtaataaaaataatgtacagttgtctctattcattcctggacctaaacagaatagaaacacaaataagatgCTTTGCATGttattgtctttttgttgttgttgtttcttttgctttttttacagacttgctagctagtaagtctgcagctgtgaaaatgatatttgtatgtttattaatatctcttttcacagcagacttactcagccctgggacaaattaagcccaagatggggagatgggcagggaggcagcagggccaaGGGACAATGGTGGGGGTCgtgagcctggggctggagcctggaactTTAGCCTGCCACCATATGGGTGGAGCCAAAAGCCCTGCGGCCAAAGGAGACTCtggaaggggggcagggcccaacccctgcttgCAGTCCTGggagaggggccactgctttgcgcccaccccctccgcccccccaaacacagcccaGGAgactgtggctgcaagaaaagcccctggtggctacatttgagaaatgctggactAGAATAGTCTAAGtaggggtttgactagatgatccttgtggtcccttctaaccccatGATTTTTGTgttaaaaagggaaaggaaagttcagtttgttttttacattagaaatgcagCTCCCAGCTACCCAGAGCGGCTCGATAGCTGGATTTCTACCAGCCTTCTCTCTGAAGAAATGTCCCAGTCACGGCTGCAACGATAGGAGTAGTACAtagagctccagccccaggagcTAGTATTTTAACTACAGCATCTAAGCCTGCTCAGAGCCAGGGTGCATAACGTGGTGGATAAAGCACTGCTGCTACCTTGTCTTCTAGGAGAACTTACCAACgcttcaaaaataaaagaaaatacaaaagccATTAAGGATACTTCCCAGACAACAGCAACAACCAGTTATAAAATGGCCACCTTAAGTTTGGCAGAGACAAGCAGCTGCTACGCTAAATggtgagattccccccccccccccggcatgcTGGGAAAAAGTTCACACTCGAGAAGGGTATGTTAGTAGGGACAAAAGGAATTGTTTCTGTGTAGCTAATATTAAAGGAGGGATGACCAGATGCTGCATAAACTAACTAACCAACCCACCCAGGAGTAGATGTCTGTagtcagggtttgtctacacggAGAAATTGATTGGAATAGGCTATTCTGACATTGCTCCCTTGGTGGATGTGCTATTCCggaataaaaagttattttaattccACAATAATTACTCTGCTGTGGAAGTGCACTAATTATTCTTGAATAAAGTGACTTTCATTCTAGAATCGTATTCCAGTCAACTGCCctgtgtagataaggcctaagcAGCCTGCAAGTGACTTGTGGTGGTAAAGAAGACAATAAGTATTTGAGAGAAGCTTACCCCATCCACATGTGATACAAACAAGAGCTAAATAACTAAATCTATGCTAAATCCCAGAACGACAGGGCCTAGTAAGATCTGAAGATGTTGGTTAGAGCAGAGATGGAGAGCCAAGAGGATGtgtcttctttctctctccccaaccccTCAACTCCACATGCAATGAATGTGACAGAACTTATGCGGACAATGACCACACTGGACAAGGTCAAGCAGTAAGGGAGACTAAAGTGAAGCCTTTTATAGTTATCTAGCTACCACAGAAGGTTTACTCCTAACTGCTGAGTCTGTTGCTTTACCAACAGACCTCACTAAAGAGAATTCAAAGGCTGTGATCCCACAGTCTTGttactgcaacatgcttttctgCAAGTCTTCACTTACTCAGTATTTATTTTTGGTCAATGATTGGCCATGCAAATCAACACACTAGATGTATACAGTGAGTGTGTTTGGATAGAAAATCACACTTTCAATATAGCTGCCAAGATCTTCACAATTTCCTCAAGGGGTGCTTTTTCAAAAAAGCCACGAATCTGGAAGTCACTAGGCTCCCAGTCCATCTGAACAACTGTCCCTTAATTTTTTCAACCATGTTTATCCCTATCTGGACACCCTCATTCACCCAATCTTCCTTAATTCCCCTCCCTAGCCAAGTTGAGAGACTCTGTTGGTTGGAAGTAACATCTTGCACACTGGGTCTGACCCCTTTATCTACATAGAGTgtgggttagaatcatagaatatcagggctggaaggtaccttaggaggtcatctagtccaaccccctgctcaaagcaggaccaatccccaattttttttgccccagatccccaaatggtcccctcaaggattgaactcacaaccttgcgtttagcaggccaatgctcaaaccactgagttattcCTCCCCAGCTTGCCTGAGGTGCTTGCTCCATCCATCTGGTATCAGTAGGAGCAACTGCCTAGAGGGCCTACTGAGAACAGCACATGCAGGGAGAAGTTGATAGAGCAGCAAATCTTCAGCTACCTGCACATTTCATGCCACCCACAGTCCTGGCTATCAGTCAGGACTGAAACTGCATGGATGGGTTTCCAAAATCTGGGATAGTTTGGGTCAATCTGAGACTGTCACCTGCTCTTCCCACATCTGACTCCTCAAATAGGAAGCTGCCATAGTCAAAATCAAATTGGATGCATGGGAACAAGCTGGAAAATCCTCCCTTCTTGCGGTGTTTGATACGCTGCAAGATCACAGCTTGatgcatgtttttttctttagtaGAGCAGTTCAGAGACATCAGCCACTGAAGCAGGAAAGGGAAGAGTCACTGTCCTTCAGCAAAATAATACTAAAGAAACTAAACTCTTTGTGTCTGTAAGACTCCGTTAAGTACTAGGAGAGTTTTCTAATTCTGTTTCCAAGGCCACATAAGTGTCTCTCATAAGAGAGTTGTGACATTTTCTGTGTGTCACAAGTGGAAGAGAATGATAATCTTTTCCCTTCAAAAGAACaatgatacagaaaaaaaaatccttaaagaaTAAAAAAGCTGGGCCCATTTTCACATCTCAGCATAGCAGCCTTCCAGCTCCCAGCATGGGAAACACGTACAGCCCAGACCACTCAGTGCTGCTCCTAACCATCTTAATGATATTCAGGACGCTGATTATTTGTCCACCTCTAGTTCCCTTTAGCCAAGGATCTCTAAGGCTACAATCCTGCCATGAGCTCAGTTTTATAAACACCAATTTAGCCTCTCTTCACCCTGTAACCTTTGCTCGGTTTTATGCATGGAAAACCAAGGCTCTGGGAAGTCATTTGCCCAAGATTTCACAGCAGGTCCatgtcagagctgggactagaacccaggagtcctgactccaccCCCTAATCCAAGGGTCTTAAACACATGGCCCCTGGGCTGCATACGGCCcgcggagttatttcctgcagcctgccataggcgccgacttcaccggtagccaagctcccctcacctcccCAAGCGCACcgcgtccccgctcctctgcctaccttccagtgcttcctgctgccaaacagctgtttggcggcacttaggactttccaagagggatggggaagaggcaaGGCCGGGGCAGAGATTTGGAGAAGGGGCTGGAATGaaggcggggaaggggtgggaagaggcagggcaggggcagggcctcatggaaagggtggagtgggggcggggctttaACCGAAGTAATTCTAaaagatgaagtgggctgtagcccacgaaagcttatgctcaaataaaatcattagtctctaaggtgtcacaagtcctcctcgttctttctgcgaAAAGTAAATGCGTGTGTTTTGTCGTTGGAGTGAGGGGCATTACTCAgcgtttatattttattaaaacccctctttgcgttacagtttttaaaaagtgactacgTCCGTTGACTTTTAATAGCGTACTATATTACTctccattgtttcatttttgacgATACTTTTGTATCGTTTGAAAAGGCGTCAGCGGTGCGGCCCCTGGGCCAATGTACTAGCCCTCACGGGGCCCTCGTGGTGAGTTGAGTGTGAGAGCCCTGCCCTAATCTCATCATCGGACCATGCTGCccctggagcagggaagagaacccaggcgtcctggctccatccccctgctctcactgctggaccatgctgcccctggagcagggaagagaacccaggcgtcctggctccatccccctgctctcactgctggaccatgctgcccctggagcagggaagagaacccaggcgtcctggctccatccccctgctctcactgctggaccatgctgcccctggagcagggaagagaacccaggcgtcctggctccatccccctgctctcactgctggaccatgctgcccctggagcagggactgaaacccaggcgtcctggctccatccccctgctctcgctgctggaccatgctgcccctggagcagggactggaacccaggcgtcctggctccatccccctgctctcgctgctggaccatgctgcccctggagcagggactggaacccaggcgtcccgcaGCCTGATGCCCCGACCTTAGCCTCACCACTAGGCCCCGTGGACCCCCTGCCTTCACCCTATCCAAACAATAGTGCAacgcccctccccacccactgttCGCCCTGCATCAAGTGTCAATAAAGTtattgaaattgaaaaaaaaaaaatagaggccGCTTCACCTCTCGCGAGAACTGATCCGCCCGCTCCAACGGACGCTCTCGCGAAAGTGCGAGAGGACTAGGTGGAAGTCTCGCGCGATCTCCCTGTGCCCGCGAGAAGTGGGGAGAAAATCCCTGTGCGGCCGCAGCTGCAGGGGGAGCGGTGGGTTCGAGGCggttgtttcccccccccctcaggtGCAGAGCGGCGGCTTCCTGAGTCACTCCCGCCCCCGCGTGTGTTCATGGGCAGATTCGTCTCTCCCGGGGATGGAGGCGAATCTGCCGAAGCGGAAAGAAACGCGCAAGTCGCTGAGGATCAAAGTCATCTCCATGGGCAACGCCGAGGTGGGCAAGGTGAGGAGCCGTGGAAACGAGATGGGGAGGGGATTGGCTCCGATGGGAGTGACTGACAAGCGGGCTGTTCAATCGGATGCCTTGCAGCCCATCGGCCTGGGAGGGAGGCAGCGGATTGGTTCAAAAGTTCGACTGACGTGACGGTGAGTCAATCGAAACCCTCCTGCATTGGCTTTAAGCAGGTGGAGGCGGGGCATTCCCCAGTCAGGCCTCCAGCACTGTGAGGGGAGCTTCTGAGTGGCGGAATGCTAGATGGAGGGGGCGGGGTGCTGACTCTGCCCTTTCATTGGACCACAGGGCCCGGGACCCTTCCTTCTATGCCCCTCCCCCCTCGTGGGCGGGGCTTCCTGACGTCCCTCTTGGCATTagggctctgccccctcccccccggttctggggggggagggggcggctgcTTCCTGAGCCTCCAGTCTGGGGGACTCTCCCTCGCTCAGGGCAGTACAGGGCCCATGACTCGCATTCTGGGCCCTGGGCAGAGAGCTGGGCCCGCCCCAGTGGACCCCCTGCCTGGGCGTCCCGGCCCTGCTGGGAGCCCTATGAGCAACTTCCAGCGATCAAAGGTCATGAGctgcccccccctgccccccgcaatcatgagattggcccaCAAatcactggggttttttttaagtgtgttgttttttttttttttttttaggccagGGTCTCGATGTTTGAACTGTCCGGGGGGGGCACCTGGGACAGTTAGTGTCGCCCGCTCTCCCGCATGTACAGGCTACGCGGATTTTGGGCCCCCGCTGCAGGGGCTCTCACCCCCGCATCCGCCCgtctcctgcccagcaattaatcctgtTCTCTAGTCCCCCATCAGTTCTGTCCTCACTCAACCCCCCTGACTTCagtcccccagccctcctcatcaCCACCCCATCAGTACAGCCCTCCTACCCCatcgaccccccccccgccctcagtTCATTCTCCCAGCACTCACCCCGTCTGCTCAGAACCTGCCATTGTACAGCCCCCACCCTCCTCACTTcagcccccaggccatagttcagccctcccagcctcacctctgctcctcttaGGGTCCTTTACCCTCCCCAGGCCTCGGGGGCTGCAGTCAGGTCCCCTCTCCTACTTCCCAGGCTGACAGCGGGAGCCTCAGCTGCCTGGGTCTGACAGTGGGAGCCTCTCCCGCACAGTGGTTggggctcctgctgtcagccctCCACAGGTGGCTGTGGCACCTGCTGCCAGCCCCGGGGTGGACTGACAGTGAGCGGGTGCTCCAGCAGGCTAGTAAATTTCTAAGTAAAACTAATCCAGACTAATGATGTGGAGAGAGAACtctcaaatgtcaggattttttttttctttcaaccccccccccctccttccccccaaatcCTGACTTTTGAGAGTTCTCTTCCCAAATCATGAGTCTGgattaattttacttagaaatcgcATCTCTCTGGATTAATTCGCGAGAGTTGGCATATCTGTGTGTGTCCCTGGCACTATGttccctagagcaggggttcccaaacccTTTTTCCCTGAGGCTCACTTGCGCAGGTGCAATAGGCATTGTGGCTCACTATTAACACTTCCCACTGCGTCCGAGAGGGGAGACTGAGGGTAAAAGGGAACTTGCCCAGGAGGGGGCTGTGACTCGAGCTGTTCAGGGGGCAGATGAACCTTTAAACTATGCCTCCCCCCCACTATCAGTGTATACAGTTTGATATTGCCTTCTTCCACCTCACCTACGAGGCAGGCAGGCCATCATCCCCTCCCGCTGATCAGATGGGAAGTCAGGCAAGGGGCTGCTGAGCATGCAGCCTGTTCTCCCCGAACTGCCATGCATTCACCAGGGAGAGGGGCACCGTGGGACGTGCATGGTCTCTCGCTTTAGCAGGGACCAGGGCCAGCGAGAgggggaaggggccaggcaggtgtCACAGCCAGCCCCCGCTGACATCCCCTGCCTCAGCAGCCTGCTGAATGCCTTAAGCTCATCACCTGGCAGGCCTGCTCCAGTCACCTACCAGCACCCTAGGGCTCCTCGCAGGCACCTCCTGCCCAGGAACAAGGGAAGCGTTCAGGGGCTGCCAGTGCCAGGCAGATGCAGGTTCTCAAGCTGGGCCCGGTCATTACTAATGATGGCCCGAACACGGCATTGTCCAGGGGGAGGACAGAGCAGCACTGCTGAGCCCCAGTTCTTGGAGTGGCCATGGGGCTAATACTCCATGGGGCCTGATAACTATGGATCACGGGGTGCGGTGGTTCAGAGCGGGAATGCTTGTGAACCCTCCAGCTGCCCTAGGAGCCACTGTCTCTTGCAGCCAGccctttatttgccttctgccacctgctgggggcactgggctcctctggccctgggtgGGGGCCATTGCCTGCCACCACTCccatcactggtttcagagtagcagccgtgttagtctgtattcgcaaaaagaaaaggagtacttgtggcaccttagagactaacaaatttatttgagcataagctttcgtgagctacagctcacttcatcggatgcattcagtggaaaatacagtggggagatgatttatatacacagagaacatgaaacaatgggtgttatcatacacactgtaagacaagtgatcacttaagatgagctattaccagcgggggagaggggggaaggaagaaaaccttgtagtgataatcaaggtgggccatttccagcagttgacaagaatgtctgaggagcggtgtggggtggggaaataatgtggggaaatagttttactttgtgtaatgacccatccactccccgtctctattcaaacctaagttaattatatccagtttgcaaattaattccagttcagcagtctctcgttggagtctgtttttgaagtttttttttgttgaaggatagccactcttaggtctgtaatcgagtgaccagagagattgaagtgttctccaactggtttttgaatgttataattcttgacatctgatttgtgtccatttattcttttacgtag is from Dermochelys coriacea isolate rDerCor1 chromosome 3, rDerCor1.pri.v4, whole genome shotgun sequence and encodes:
- the LOC119853698 gene encoding INO80 complex subunit E-like; this translates as MNGAEADSGSYKQRYLALKRCLRLLIYEQECFQEELRKGQRKLLKVSRDKSFLLDRLLQHEHMDKESSDSEATVSSENSDGEGPQPLKRKRSPQLGEASSPSSSGLSLRANSGFPLQGLGAPSPYLSLLASPCSSPFPSEYLVPEPFAPRPERARPKRWATRKLKMSLTPATHPDCSVVGGFPFSLPQGGPLTPLSSKLPQPTILSTVPQQEAPPV